The sequence CCAAAACAAGCTTCTTCCCCGATGGCAACATCTTCACCAAAGTAGATTTCAAAACCGATATTATTGCCGCGCGGCTTCGCGAACTGGCATTCCTCAATTCCGGCTTGACCTTAATCCTGATAGATCATCGCACCGAGAAGGAGCAGAAGTTCTTCTACAAAGGGGGGCTGGCCTCATTTGTGGAATACCTCAACGAAAACAAGACCAAGCTTCATCCCAAACCAATTCATTTTAAAAAGAGCAAAGATGACGTTGAAGTCGAGCTTGCCATCCAATACAACGACAGCTATTCCGAGTCGGTACATTCGTATGTGAATAATATTAACACAATCGAAGGCGGCACACACCTCACCGGATTCCGAACTGCCCTCACCCGAAGTATCAACAACTACGCGGTCAAATTCAAAATGCTCAAAAAAGAGAACTTTACCTTCATCGGCGATGACAGCCGCGAAGGGCTTACCGCCGTTCTCTCTGTAAAAGTGCGCGACCCTCAGTTTGAAGGACAGACTAAGACCAAACTCGGTAACTCAGAAGTCAAAGGCGCCGTCGAGTCAATAACAAATGAATATCTCGGCGCATTTTTTGAAGAGAATCCCGCGGTAGCCAGAAAGATTGTCGATAAAATGGTCACCGCCGCATCGGCGCGCGAAGCCGCACGCAAAGCTAAAGAGCTCACCCGCCGCAAAACGGCTCTTGATTCTGCCGCGCTTCCCGGCAAACTTGCCGACTGTAGTAACACCAATCCCGAAGACAGCGAAATCTATATTGTCGAGGGAGATTCTGCAGGCGGTTCAGCCAAACAGGGACGTGACCGTCGCTCACAGGCTATCTTGCCGCTCAAAGGAAAAATTCTCAATGTCGAGAAAGCCCGTATCGATAAGATTCTTGGCAATGAAGAAGTGCGCACACTCATCACCGCCATCGGATGCGGTATCGCAGAAGATTTCGATCCTGAAAAAGCCCGGTATCACAAGATCATTATCATGACCGATGCGGACATCGATGGCTCGCATATCCGCACCCTTATTCTGACCTTTTTCTTCCGCTATATGCGAAGTCTTATTGATCTTGGCCGGATTTATATTGCTCAGCCGCCGCTCTATCGTCTCCGGCATGGCAAAAGCGAAGTCTATGCCTATTCCGATGACGAGCGCGACCGCGTATTGAAAACCCTTCCGAATACCGGAGTGACCATCCAGCGTTACAAAGGGCTCGGTGAAATGAATCCCGAACAGCTCTGGCGGACTACAATGGATCCAGAAACTCGGACTTTGTTGCAGGTCACGCTTGATGACGCCGCAGGCGCGGATCATATATTCACGACGCTCATGGGTAGCGAGATTGAGCCGCGAAGGTTGTTCATTCAGCAAAATGCCCAGTACGTTCGCAATCTTGATGTATAATTGAATTGATTAAAAGTCCCGGGGAGAGAATCTTCGGGATCTTTTGTTCTATTATATCATATCAACTGTTAGCTGGAGAAGAGTTCGCTATGTCATTGCATCGTCTAATTCGTCGCATTCAACCGCTCGTGACTGCCCTGCTCTTCCTATTACTTGCAGTGTCGGCATTTGCCATTGGTTCAGGTGAGAAGTCCCCAAAGGAGGAAGCCGAGGACAACGACAAGAAAGCCCTGAGTGAATACAACGATGGTGTGAAGCATATGAACAAGGCCAAAGAAGCCGCACAAAAAGGGGATTCGGCCTTTGCTTTCAATTACCGCGCGACCTCCGATGCAAAAGCGAGAAAAGAATTCGAGAAGGCAATTGAGAACTTCACAAAATCAATCGGACTGAATCCAAACATGCCCGAAGCTCATAACAACCTCGGTTACTGTTATCGGAAAGTAGACAAACTTGCCGAATCTCTCGCAGCGTATGATACCGCAATCAGACTAAAGCCCGATTTCGCCCAAGCGCGGGAATATCGCGCTGAGACGTATCTTGCAATGGGCGAGATTGACAAAGCCATGGCGGAACTTGCCTATTTAACTAATCTCAAAAGTCCATATGCAGATTCACTCTCGCAGTCGATTGACCTGTATAAATTGCAACACGTCGAATCTAAAATGAAAAGCGAAAAATAGGATTATCTATTTTACGATACCTGAGTAGGGGGAGTCAGTCTTCAAACCCGCAAATTTTGTGACCATAAGGTCATCCGCCGAGCCACGGCGGAATGGGGACACGGTTAATTGTTCCGTCGGGTCTTGCTCACTCCGAGGAGACAAGGAGTGAGTGTGACCTGACGGTCACACGATGCAGGGCGGGGACACCCCGCACGAAGTGGGGTTGCCCGAATTGACGTCTTTTTGTGGCTGGCGTACGTCCCACCAACGGCGGACTCGAGATCCTCGTGCGCCAGTAATTCTTTTTCCTCTTCCCCCTTTGGAGAAAGCAGAATCACGTATTCATCTTTGGCGTAAGCTCCACGGTATTTATCCGTAGGGAATTTGTCACCACGAAGACCGATGAGAGGCTCATCGCAAGTGCGGCCACAACCGGCGATAATGTCAGGCCGAGCGACGAATAAAAAACACCGGCCGCCAGCGGAATAGCCAGAATATTATAGAAAAACGCCCAGAAAAGATTTTGTCGGATAATCTTCATACTAAAATCGGCCAGTTCAAACATCCGTGAGATCGCAATCAGTTCAGAACGAATAATAACCACATCCGCGGTCTGCTTGGCAACATCGGTGCCGCTTCCCATAGCAATTCCGACAGTGGCCGCGGCAAGCGCGGGTGAGTCATTGATACCGTCTCCGACCATAGCAACTTTGAGCCCGGATTTCTGAAGCGACTCAATCGCTAACTGTTTGTCCGAAGGCGACAACTCGGCTTCGAATTGGGACACCCCAAGCGAATGCGCAACTCCTGCGACAGTTTTGCGGTTATCACCGGACATTATTATTGGTCTGAGTCGTTTGCGAATGGACGATATCAATTCCCGCGCGTCATTACGCAGTTGATCCGAGAGCGAAAAAAGTCCGATAACTTCACTGTCGAGCGCGACAAAGATAACAGTCCTTCCCTTGGCCATCTCCTGCTCGGCGAATTCAATCGAAACGTCAAACTTGATTCGCTCAGATTCCATAAATAAGCGGCTTCCGATGATGACTTTCCTGTCATCCAAAAATCCCACCACACCATACCCCGGCTTCGTTTCGGCGCGCTGAATATTGCGCAGTTCTATTGTCTGATCTTTTGCGTACAAGACGATACTTCTGGCCAATGGATGCTCGGATCGGTTTTCAAGCGAGGCCGCGATTGAGATGAACTCCCGAAGCGGGAAACTGCCGAATGTTTTGCACAGGACAACCTCATGACGGGACTGAGTGAGTGTGCCGGTCTTGTCGATGGCAAGGATATCAATTGACGCGAGCTTTTCAAGAACGTCGCCTCCTCTCAGAATAATCCCCTCACGCGCGGCCCTTCCTGAGGCCGCAAGAATCGCTGTCGGTGTGGCTAAACCGAGAGCGCAGGGACATGCGACAATCAGAATGGCGATGACCGACCGAATGAGCATCGGACTTTCCGGAGCAATCAGATACCATGCAAGCCAGGTTAGTGCGGCCAACCCAAGAACTATCGGGACAAACACTCCGGCTACTTTATCTACCAGCCTTTGAATGGGAGCCTTGGCTGATTGCGCCTCTGATACCGTTCGTATTATCGTGGATAGAAAACTATGCTCGGCCCCTGCGGTGACTCTCATCGCAAACGGGATATTGCCGTTGTGGGAACCGCCTATCACCGGATCAGTTAGCCGCTTATCCACAGGCACTGATTCTCCGGTTATCATCGATTCATCGACAACCGGATTTCCATCTGTGATAACGCCATCGGCAGCTATACGCTCCCCCGGCTTTATCAGAAGTATCATTCCGGGTTGCGCCGCCGAAGAATCAATCTCTATTTCCACCCCATTAATGACGGCTGTAGTGGTTGACGGACGAAGATTCATCAACGCTCTGAGTGAATCACCCGCTCTTCCTTTTGCCCGCGCTTCGAGATAGCGCCCAAGCAAAATCAATGTCACGATCATTGCTGCCGTTTCAAAATATAGATCAGCGTGGCCATGGCCGTCGGATGTGAGCGCCGAGTAGAGACTCCAGCCGAAAGCTGTCAGGGTTCCGATGGCTATCAGCGTGTTCATATTTGAGCGAAGATGCTTTGTCTGCAATAGGGCATCGAAGAGAATAGAGCGGCCGGCATAAAAGAGAATGATACCGGCAAGCGCCGCTTGTATGAATACATCAATGGCGGGCGAAAATGCGGTCGCGTTGTTTCCATTTATCATGGGAAACATCGCCAGTGACATGAGTGGGAATGTCAGCAGAGCAGCAAGCATGAATTGTCTTTTTGCGGAGGCAAGCTCTTCCTCGTTGACCTTGAATATATCAAGCTTACCCGGCTGGGCGGTGTAACCGAGTGATTTTATGATATCGATTATCTGGCCCTGATTGGTTGCCTGTTCTTCAAAACGAACCGTGGCCGAACCAAGCGCCAAATTGACCTGGACGCGTTCCACGCCCGGAAGCGCTTCCACACCCTTTTCGATGCTGCTGACACAACTGGCGCAGTGCATTCCTTCAACGCGCAATGTAACTTCACTCATAAGACAACCTCTCTCCGTGAAGATACAAACATGCCAAGAGAAAGAAAGTTCAAATGTTGAAAGCTTAGAACTGATAGAGGGCGGTCGGAGACGAATTGGCGTGAGATTTTCGCAGTTCGTGCATGAGCCGTTGTTTCGCCTTCAGCAGACACCAGCGAACTGTTGTCACCGGAAGTCCAACTATTCGGGCGACATCGGAAACCCGACAGCCTTCGACAAAGCGCAGTGTGAACATCTTCAGCTGAGGCTCATCGAGTGATTTGATGGCCTGGGACATAAATTTCTGCAGTTGAACGCGGCTGTAGGCATATTCGGGATTTGTAACTGTGCTGACCAAATCGTTGTTATGACTTTCAAGCGATTCATGGCGGTGCCGTTTTTGTCGTCGGACATAATCAATCGCGGCGTTGAATGTTATCCGGTAGAGCCATGTGGAAAAACGCTTTGAGGTATCATAACGCGAAATATTCTGCGAGATTTTGACATAGACCATCTGGACTATATCTGATGCCTCGTCGTTGTCCCTGACAAGTTTATATGCGAGCGCCCTTACGTTTGGGCTATGAAGTTTGATTAGCCGGGTAAAAGCGGTCGTGTCCCCGCTCTTTATTTCGACAATGAGGCGTTTTGTCACCTGCTCGTCGATATCGATAACCTTCTTTGGTAATAACGACAGCTCGCCTTCCACCGGAAGGTGTTTTGATAAGAATGTCTGTGACCGCAGGCTCATATCCGCTTTGTCTCCCACCCGTATTATGCGCGGCTAATTGTATTCTGCTGGATTTGATGTAAATAATAATACCCTATGACGCAATAATATGCAAGGAATATTTGCAGGCTGTGTGAGTTTATGGCTGAGCTGCTGTGCTAAATGCGAAGGCAGATTCCGAATAACCGCGCTTGTCCAGAATTAAAACAAAGCGAGAGAACTACTTAGGGGAGTGTGGGATATAAACTTAGGGTCTGTCGAGAATATAGTCAGCCGGATTCACCGTATGTCCGTCTTTCCACACTTCGTAGTGAAGATGCGAACCGGTTGAACGTCCGGTCGAGCCCATAAGCCCGATGAGGTCACCGCGATGCACAAGTTGGCCATATTTGACTTTGGATGCCGAGAGATGACCATACCGTGTCGAAAGTCCGTCACCGTGATCAATAACTACGAATATACCCAGATCGCTCACTCTGCCGACTTCTACTATGTGGCCACCGGCCGGGGCATGTACATATGTGCCGATTGTGCCGGCGATATCCACGCCGCGGTGCATCTGGCGAGTTCCGGTAAATGGATCAAATTTCATCCCATAGCCGCGTGAGAACCAGCCCCGTGTGGGGTTTATGCATGGAGTCCGGTCCAATGAGCTTTTAAGGTCCTGCATTTTGGTTTCAACTTCACTAAATCTCTCAAGTTCAAAGCTCGACAGGCGAAGCAGGCGATCCACAACCGATTCGCTGCCGTAGGCGCCTATTGCGGCCTCGGATATGATTGTTTTTTCGAGATCGTCTGGCCCTCCCACACCGAGAAAGCGCTCTTCCACATCAATTTCAGGAAGTTGGAAGAGTGAACGGAGTGCGATTTCCTTCTGGACAAGTTCCTGGAAGCGGGTGTCGACTTCGGAAAGCTTCTCCTGGATTTCCCCAAATTTCGCAGAAAGATGATTGTTTTCGGCTTGAAGGGTGGCAAGCTCGGCTTGGTCAACCCGGGTATTTACATAAGCAGAGCTAAAGTAAAGCGCCGCAGAGAGTACCAGTCCGAAAAAAATGATGGAAATATAAAGCACAGCGGCTGAGACACTTACCTGACGTGAAATACCGTTGCTATCGGGAATGAAAATAAAAGTCAGTCGTTTTTTAAACATGTACACCCAGTTCTTTTCTAAGCGATTAGAGCCGCCCTGCACAGTTAACGGTAACACCGCGGCATCGAACCCAAGTCTTGAAAGTATACCCTCGAACTTTGGCTGTCAAGTTTTAATTAGCGAGAGTTATTTCACGACATAACAATCGCGTCTCAGTATCTTATTGACTACCTCGATTAGTTTGTTCGATTCCAAAGACTGGAGGCTATAGAGATGCCAGTAAGTCTTCTTTGTCAGCGTATCGCCTTTCTTCTTCTTTCCGGCCATAACCGAGGGTCCTTTCATTTGACTCCCGAGATCGGATAATCGGCTTGGGCCTACTATATGATATCGGGCAGTGTAGGAAAATCTCAATACTATTAAGAGGGAAAAGGCATAATCCATGCCCGAAGCCGCAATTCGTAGGAGAAAGGACTAATATTTATAGGTCGTTTGAGAGCAAGGACTTAGTTATTTATCCACAGGCGACGTTTGCATTCTAATTCACATAAAGTGAAGTGATTGGAAGGATGTAAAAGGGTTCGATGGTACATTATAAGGCAGTTGCGCAACAGATGAGCGACTGGTCGGTACACGCCTCGGGGGTGTTGGCTTCGGTGTGCACCGCCCTGACTTGAAAATGCCT is a genomic window of Candidatus Zixiibacteriota bacterium containing:
- the gyrB gene encoding DNA topoisomerase (ATP-hydrolyzing) subunit B, which gives rise to MTIDLDDKAKAKKKEKKDGEGAYDASSIQVLKGLEAVRHRPAMYIGDIGQRGLHHLVYEVVDNSVDEALAGYCDTVTVEIGTDNSITVTDNGRGIPVEMHPEEKISALQIVMTVLHAGGKFSHDSYKVSGGLHGVGVSVVNALSEWCWVEVSRDGAIYRQEYDRGEPRKPVAKTGTSQKNGTKTSFFPDGNIFTKVDFKTDIIAARLRELAFLNSGLTLILIDHRTEKEQKFFYKGGLASFVEYLNENKTKLHPKPIHFKKSKDDVEVELAIQYNDSYSESVHSYVNNINTIEGGTHLTGFRTALTRSINNYAVKFKMLKKENFTFIGDDSREGLTAVLSVKVRDPQFEGQTKTKLGNSEVKGAVESITNEYLGAFFEENPAVARKIVDKMVTAASAREAARKAKELTRRKTALDSAALPGKLADCSNTNPEDSEIYIVEGDSAGGSAKQGRDRRSQAILPLKGKILNVEKARIDKILGNEEVRTLITAIGCGIAEDFDPEKARYHKIIIMTDADIDGSHIRTLILTFFFRYMRSLIDLGRIYIAQPPLYRLRHGKSEVYAYSDDERDRVLKTLPNTGVTIQRYKGLGEMNPEQLWRTTMDPETRTLLQVTLDDAAGADHIFTTLMGSEIEPRRLFIQQNAQYVRNLDV
- a CDS encoding tetratricopeptide repeat protein, coding for MSLHRLIRRIQPLVTALLFLLLAVSAFAIGSGEKSPKEEAEDNDKKALSEYNDGVKHMNKAKEAAQKGDSAFAFNYRATSDAKARKEFEKAIENFTKSIGLNPNMPEAHNNLGYCYRKVDKLAESLAAYDTAIRLKPDFAQAREYRAETYLAMGEIDKAMAELAYLTNLKSPYADSLSQSIDLYKLQHVESKMKSEK
- a CDS encoding heavy metal translocating P-type ATPase; this translates as MSEVTLRVEGMHCASCVSSIEKGVEALPGVERVQVNLALGSATVRFEEQATNQGQIIDIIKSLGYTAQPGKLDIFKVNEEELASAKRQFMLAALLTFPLMSLAMFPMINGNNATAFSPAIDVFIQAALAGIILFYAGRSILFDALLQTKHLRSNMNTLIAIGTLTAFGWSLYSALTSDGHGHADLYFETAAMIVTLILLGRYLEARAKGRAGDSLRALMNLRPSTTTAVINGVEIEIDSSAAQPGMILLIKPGERIAADGVITDGNPVVDESMITGESVPVDKRLTDPVIGGSHNGNIPFAMRVTAGAEHSFLSTIIRTVSEAQSAKAPIQRLVDKVAGVFVPIVLGLAALTWLAWYLIAPESPMLIRSVIAILIVACPCALGLATPTAILAASGRAAREGIILRGGDVLEKLASIDILAIDKTGTLTQSRHEVVLCKTFGSFPLREFISIAASLENRSEHPLARSIVLYAKDQTIELRNIQRAETKPGYGVVGFLDDRKVIIGSRLFMESERIKFDVSIEFAEQEMAKGRTVIFVALDSEVIGLFSLSDQLRNDARELISSIRKRLRPIIMSGDNRKTVAGVAHSLGVSQFEAELSPSDKQLAIESLQKSGLKVAMVGDGINDSPALAAATVGIAMGSGTDVAKQTADVVIIRSELIAISRMFELADFSMKIIRQNLFWAFFYNILAIPLAAGVFYSSLGLTLSPVVAALAMSLSSVFVVTNSLRINTVELTPKMNT
- a CDS encoding sigma-70 family RNA polymerase sigma factor gives rise to the protein MSLRSQTFLSKHLPVEGELSLLPKKVIDIDEQVTKRLIVEIKSGDTTAFTRLIKLHSPNVRALAYKLVRDNDEASDIVQMVYVKISQNISRYDTSKRFSTWLYRITFNAAIDYVRRQKRHRHESLESHNNDLVSTVTNPEYAYSRVQLQKFMSQAIKSLDEPQLKMFTLRFVEGCRVSDVARIVGLPVTTVRWCLLKAKQRLMHELRKSHANSSPTALYQF
- a CDS encoding M23 family metallopeptidase; this translates as MFKKRLTFIFIPDSNGISRQVSVSAAVLYISIIFFGLVLSAALYFSSAYVNTRVDQAELATLQAENNHLSAKFGEIQEKLSEVDTRFQELVQKEIALRSLFQLPEIDVEERFLGVGGPDDLEKTIISEAAIGAYGSESVVDRLLRLSSFELERFSEVETKMQDLKSSLDRTPCINPTRGWFSRGYGMKFDPFTGTRQMHRGVDIAGTIGTYVHAPAGGHIVEVGRVSDLGIFVVIDHGDGLSTRYGHLSASKVKYGQLVHRGDLIGLMGSTGRSTGSHLHYEVWKDGHTVNPADYILDRP